The Vicia villosa cultivar HV-30 ecotype Madison, WI linkage group LG1, Vvil1.0, whole genome shotgun sequence genome includes a region encoding these proteins:
- the LOC131659293 gene encoding probable polygalacturonase At3g15720 has protein sequence MCSIFANRNHGGQDFDVVSYGAKGDGNTDDSNAFLKAWEDVCGTSESNATLIIPQNKTFMLQPMKFEGPCKSETINVQIMGTLIAPKNKKSWKWDNNDSESWIAFSHVNGLVISGEGTIDGQGSSWWNNTGEGDRPTALRIIGCENITLSGLRHINSPRNHLSITSCTGALIFNLSMTAPEDSPNTDGIDISSSTHIVIQQSVISTGDDCVAINSGSQFINITDVYCGPGHGISVGSLGKGKSYATVEDVYVRNITFTGTTNGARIKTWIGGSGYARKITYEDIKLFGVKNPLIIDQQYDPYLAENKAVKVSNVTFRNIQGTAKDEKAIVLSCDHIGCTNIVLENIKITGLDGKKISASCQYVEGSSSACIPNVPCLS, from the exons ATGTGCTCTATATTTGCAAATCGTAACCATGGTGGCCAAGACTTTGATGTTGTTAGTTATGGTGCCAAGGGTGATGGAAATACAGATGATTCAAAT GCTTTTTTGAAAGCATGGGAAGACGTGTGTGGTACAAGTGAAAGTAACGCAACACTTATAATACCTCAAAATAAAACATTTATGTTGCAGCCTATGAAATTTGAAGGTCCTTGCAAATCTGAGACAATTAATGTTCAG ATAATGGGAACTCTCATTGCTCCAAAAAATAAGAAGAGTTGGAAATGGGATAATAATGATAGTGAATCTTGGATTGCATTCTCTCATGTGAATGGGCTTGTTATTAGTGGAGAAGGAACAATTGATGGTCAAGGTAGTTCTTGGTGGAATAATACTGGCGAAGGTGATAGACCAACT GCTCTTCGAATTATTGGATGTGAAAATATAACATTAAGTGGTTTAAGACACATCAACAGTCCAAGAAATCATTTAAGCATAACTTCATGCACTGGTGCTTTAATCTTCAATCTTAGTATGACTGCTCCAGAAGATAGTCCTAACACCGATGGGATTGACATTTCATCGTCAACACACATAGTCATCCAACAATCTGTCATCTCAACtg GAGACGATTGCGTCGCTATTAACTCAGGATCCCAATTCATAAATATAACTGATGTTTATTGTGGACCTGGTCATGGGATCAG TGTTGGAAGTCTTGGAAAAGGTAAGAGTTATGCTACAGTAGAGGATGTATATGTACGAAATATAACCTTCACGGGAACAACTAATGGTGCCAGAATCAAGACATGGATA GGGGGATCTGGATATGCGAGGAAGATAACTTACGAAGATATTAAACTTTTTGGTGTGAAGAACCCTTTGATTATTGATCAGCAATACGATCCTTATCTAGCAGAAAATAAAGCTGTGAAAGTGAGTAATGTTACGTTCCGAAACATTCAAGGAACTGCAAAGGATGAGAAAGCAATTGTATTGAGTTGTGACCATATTGGATGCACAAACATTGTACtcgaaaatattaaaataactgGTCTTGATGGAAAGAAAATATCTGCATCATGCCAATATGTAGAAGGGTCAAGCTCTGCATGCATACCAAATGTCCCATGTCTTTCTTGA